In a single window of the Sediminicoccus sp. KRV36 genome:
- the bcsA gene encoding UDP-forming cellulose synthase catalytic subunit, whose amino-acid sequence MTEIAARKERLARLPFMRNKWFGLFLTLLGASLSLTIITVPLAAEQQVVFALGCLALFLVFNRLQGRTITLLLILLSLLVSLRYIFWRLSETLDFSSFLQTFLGVGLLLAEGYAIIALVLAYFQTLWPLDRKPAPLPANPDEWPAVDVFIPSYNEPLDVVRPTVFAALALDWPSDKLNVYLLDDGRREDFRRFAEEVGCHYIIRPDNKGAKAGNINHALAQTSSEYIVIFDCDHVATRGFLQLSLGWMLRDQGLAMVQTPHYFYSPDPFERNLAAGQRVPNEGLLFYGLIQQGNDFWGATFFCGSCAVIRRTALESVGGVPTETVTEDCHCSLRMQKKGWRTAYLRVPLAAGLATERLMLHIGQRMRWGRGMIQIMRIENPLFSKGLNIAQRLCYFNAMFHFLFPLPRFVFLTAPLAFLIFGESIIAASPLAIVAYAGPHIVLSVTTASRIQKTVRHSFWSEIYETVLTVYLLPVTLSTLLDPKRGRFNVTDKGGTLQEGYFDLRAVGPNMFLAAALLLGLLLGIYGLAANAPQTLEFQAFALNVIWATFCLIAVLAGLAVGRERRQVRSRARVSAEVEAAVLLADGRRIEGISEDLSLGGAALRIPAPESWGDDNLVMVELDAGSQRVTVPAEVLRWQGDRLNLRFLPQDMQDEGSIVIATLCRADAWVDWDSIRVDRPLRSLKEVLVSIGGLFAGGSQFSFRKRTPMGRSIQVPDTMPDLEPARAGETPAQQAAKRAGIVRPSVPAAVALALLLTPAAAWSQSRGTAPLPPTLSPPPALSAPPSAQPALSPFSPPPALSPPPSLSPAPALPPILGSAPMAPAPGDTTGSLAGNPLLQTQGQDAPGTRTETRTLRQLGLRGPMQMRGVSDLQGLLFGVRGDEVVTSARLTLQGATSPALIPELSQIAFTLNEQFIGTVQPDRTRPAFGPLEFPINPFFFADVNRLNFRFTGRYAIECNDPLSGLLWSTISDNSTVSLRLERLPITRDLARLPEPFFDPRLLREPLVLPFIMPDVPSNDALRAAAIVSSWFAVQADYRGSTFPVGNLIPPRGNAVVISAGIDSIPGLIMPRLEGPTLAILPNPNDPLGLLLVIAGRNGQEAVAAATALGVGREALSGELATIQAQDIPPRQAYDAPRWVRVDRPLRFGEIMDPSELQAFGYVPGPIAVPFRTAPDLYTARDRSLSALVRFRAPPGPIMDVAVSRVDIALNDIYLRSAPLRQAELTWPFSWIQRQISSSETEEVQIGLPSYMLFGQNELQLRFDMRPLHRGDCIAVPGDIRASVDPDSTIDLTGAHRFTTLPNLAFFTSSGFPFTKFADLSQTAVVLPERPSQAELESFLTVLGRVAALVGYPPVNLQVVRPDALQSVADKDLLVIGTLGRQPALQTLLTQGPLQLEGNRLTVRLNDVFGDFRNLFGGERRGELERVSALLAAPGESLGALIGFESPLRSGRSVVALTGSSPAGMEAMVTALRDPEQVPRVQGDTAILSGGRVQAFRVNSTYQVGSLPPWLWPEFYMKDNPYVLLGILLVVLLLIPAPIYWVLRRRAAQRLRERSV is encoded by the coding sequence ATGACAGAAATTGCTGCCCGCAAGGAGCGCCTCGCGCGCCTCCCCTTCATGCGCAACAAGTGGTTCGGCTTGTTCCTGACCTTGCTGGGGGCATCTCTCTCGCTCACCATCATCACCGTTCCGCTGGCCGCCGAGCAGCAGGTGGTCTTCGCGCTGGGCTGCCTGGCCCTGTTCCTGGTGTTCAACCGGTTGCAGGGGCGGACGATCACGCTGCTGCTGATCCTGCTCTCCCTCCTCGTCTCGCTGCGCTATATCTTCTGGCGCCTGAGCGAGACGCTGGATTTCAGCAGCTTCCTGCAGACCTTCCTCGGCGTCGGCCTTCTGCTGGCCGAGGGCTACGCCATCATCGCGCTCGTTCTCGCCTATTTCCAGACGCTGTGGCCGCTGGACCGCAAGCCGGCCCCGCTGCCCGCCAACCCGGATGAATGGCCGGCGGTGGACGTCTTCATCCCGAGCTACAATGAACCGCTCGACGTCGTGCGGCCGACGGTCTTTGCCGCCCTGGCGCTGGACTGGCCCTCGGACAAGCTGAACGTCTACCTGCTCGATGACGGCCGGCGCGAGGATTTCCGTCGCTTCGCCGAGGAGGTCGGCTGCCACTACATCATCCGGCCGGACAACAAGGGCGCCAAGGCGGGCAATATCAATCACGCGCTGGCGCAGACCAGCTCCGAATACATCGTGATTTTCGACTGCGACCACGTGGCCACGCGCGGCTTCCTGCAGCTCAGCCTGGGCTGGATGCTGCGCGACCAGGGCCTCGCCATGGTTCAGACGCCGCATTACTTCTACTCCCCCGATCCTTTCGAGCGGAACCTGGCCGCCGGCCAGCGTGTGCCGAATGAGGGGCTGCTCTTCTACGGGCTGATCCAGCAGGGCAATGACTTCTGGGGCGCCACCTTCTTCTGTGGCTCCTGTGCGGTGATCCGGCGCACGGCGCTGGAATCCGTGGGCGGCGTGCCGACCGAGACGGTGACGGAAGATTGCCACTGCTCGCTGCGCATGCAGAAGAAGGGCTGGCGCACCGCCTATCTGCGGGTGCCCCTGGCCGCCGGCCTCGCGACCGAGCGCCTCATGCTGCATATCGGCCAGCGGATGCGCTGGGGGCGTGGCATGATTCAGATCATGCGCATTGAAAACCCCTTGTTTTCGAAGGGTCTGAATATCGCGCAGCGGCTTTGCTACTTCAACGCGATGTTCCACTTCCTGTTTCCGCTGCCCCGCTTCGTGTTCCTGACCGCGCCTCTGGCCTTCCTGATCTTCGGTGAGAGCATCATCGCCGCCTCGCCACTGGCCATCGTGGCCTATGCGGGGCCGCATATCGTGCTGTCGGTCACCACCGCGTCGCGCATCCAGAAGACGGTGCGGCATTCCTTCTGGTCGGAAATCTACGAGACGGTGCTCACCGTCTATCTGCTCCCGGTCACGCTCTCGACGCTGCTGGACCCGAAGCGTGGCCGCTTCAACGTGACCGACAAGGGCGGCACGCTGCAGGAGGGCTATTTCGACCTTCGCGCCGTGGGCCCGAACATGTTCCTGGCCGCCGCCCTGCTGCTGGGCCTGTTGCTGGGCATCTACGGCCTGGCCGCCAATGCGCCACAGACCCTGGAGTTCCAGGCCTTCGCGCTCAACGTCATCTGGGCGACCTTCTGTCTCATCGCCGTGCTGGCGGGCCTCGCCGTGGGCCGGGAGCGGCGTCAGGTGCGTTCGCGCGCCCGCGTCTCGGCCGAGGTGGAGGCCGCCGTCCTGCTGGCCGATGGCCGGCGCATCGAGGGCATCTCCGAGGATCTTTCGCTGGGTGGTGCCGCGCTGCGCATCCCCGCCCCCGAAAGCTGGGGCGATGACAACCTCGTCATGGTCGAACTTGATGCCGGTTCACAGCGCGTGACGGTGCCTGCCGAGGTGTTGCGTTGGCAGGGAGATCGTCTCAATTTGCGCTTCCTGCCGCAGGACATGCAGGACGAGGGAAGTATTGTGATTGCTACCCTCTGCCGGGCCGATGCCTGGGTGGATTGGGACAGTATCCGCGTGGACCGTCCGCTGCGCTCGTTGAAGGAAGTGCTTGTGTCCATTGGTGGTCTTTTCGCAGGCGGCTCGCAGTTCAGTTTCCGGAAGCGGACACCGATGGGGCGTTCGATCCAGGTTCCCGACACCATGCCCGATCTCGAACCGGCCCGTGCCGGCGAGACGCCGGCGCAGCAGGCGGCCAAGCGTGCCGGCATCGTGCGTCCCTCCGTGCCGGCGGCCGTGGCCCTGGCGCTGCTGCTGACACCCGCGGCAGCCTGGAGCCAGTCACGCGGCACGGCGCCCTTGCCGCCGACACTCTCGCCGCCGCCCGCGCTCTCGGCGCCGCCATCCGCGCAGCCGGCGCTTTCGCCCTTCTCGCCGCCGCCCGCGCTCTCGCCGCCGCCGAGCCTCTCGCCTGCCCCGGCCCTGCCGCCCATCCTGGGCAGCGCGCCCATGGCACCTGCCCCCGGTGACACGACCGGCAGTCTCGCCGGCAATCCGCTGCTGCAAACGCAGGGCCAGGATGCGCCGGGCACCCGCACCGAGACGCGCACGCTGCGCCAGCTGGGCCTGCGCGGCCCGATGCAGATGCGCGGCGTGTCCGACCTTCAGGGCCTGCTCTTTGGTGTGCGCGGTGATGAGGTCGTCACCTCGGCGCGGCTGACCTTGCAGGGCGCAACCTCCCCCGCGCTGATCCCGGAACTCAGCCAGATCGCCTTCACGCTGAACGAGCAGTTCATCGGCACGGTGCAGCCGGACCGCACGCGCCCGGCTTTCGGGCCGCTGGAATTCCCGATCAACCCGTTCTTCTTCGCGGATGTGAACCGGTTGAATTTCCGCTTCACCGGCCGCTACGCCATCGAGTGCAACGACCCGCTCTCCGGCCTGCTCTGGAGCACCATCTCCGACAATTCGACGGTGTCGCTCCGCCTCGAACGCCTGCCCATCACGCGGGACCTCGCCCGCCTGCCGGAGCCTTTCTTTGACCCGCGCCTGCTGCGCGAGCCGCTGGTGCTGCCCTTCATCATGCCGGATGTGCCGAGCAATGACGCGCTGCGGGCGGCGGCCATCGTCTCTTCCTGGTTCGCGGTGCAGGCGGATTACCGGGGTTCGACCTTCCCGGTCGGCAATCTGATTCCGCCGCGTGGCAATGCCGTCGTGATCTCGGCCGGAATCGACAGCATCCCCGGGCTGATCATGCCCCGGCTCGAAGGCCCGACGCTGGCCATCCTGCCCAATCCGAATGACCCCTTGGGCCTGTTGCTCGTCATCGCCGGGCGCAATGGCCAGGAAGCGGTGGCCGCCGCCACGGCACTGGGCGTGGGGCGTGAGGCGCTGAGCGGCGAATTGGCGACCATCCAGGCGCAGGACATCCCGCCCCGCCAGGCCTATGACGCGCCCCGTTGGGTGCGGGTGGACCGTCCGCTGCGCTTCGGCGAGATCATGGACCCGTCGGAACTCCAGGCCTTCGGCTATGTCCCCGGCCCGATCGCCGTGCCCTTCCGCACCGCGCCCGATCTCTACACCGCCCGCGACCGCTCGCTTTCGGCGCTGGTGCGCTTCCGCGCGCCGCCGGGGCCGATCATGGATGTCGCCGTCTCGCGCGTGGATATTGCGCTGAACGATATCTACCTGCGCTCCGCGCCGCTGCGCCAGGCCGAGCTGACCTGGCCCTTCAGCTGGATCCAGCGGCAGATCTCATCGAGTGAAACCGAAGAGGTGCAGATCGGCCTGCCGAGCTACATGCTGTTCGGCCAGAACGAACTGCAACTGCGCTTCGACATGCGCCCGCTGCATCGCGGCGATTGCATCGCGGTGCCGGGCGATATCCGCGCCTCGGTGGACCCGGACAGCACGATTGACCTGACCGGCGCGCATCGTTTCACCACCCTGCCGAATCTGGCTTTCTTCACCTCCTCGGGCTTTCCCTTCACCAAATTCGCCGATCTCTCGCAGACGGCGGTGGTGCTGCCCGAGCGGCCGTCTCAGGCGGAGCTGGAATCCTTCCTCACGGTGCTCGGCCGCGTCGCGGCGCTGGTGGGCTATCCGCCGGTGAACCTCCAGGTCGTGCGGCCGGATGCCCTGCAAAGCGTGGCCGACAAGGACCTCCTGGTGATCGGCACGTTGGGCCGCCAGCCGGCGCTGCAGACCCTGCTGACCCAGGGCCCGCTGCAGCTGGAAGGCAACCGCCTCACCGTGCGCCTGAACGACGTGTTCGGCGATTTCCGCAACTTGTTCGGTGGTGAGCGGCGCGGCGAGCTGGAGCGTGTCTCGGCGCTGCTGGCAGCACCAGGCGAGTCGCTTGGCGCCTTGATCGGCTTTGAAAGCCCGCTGCGTTCCGGCCGTTCGGTGGTGGCGCTGACCGGATCGAGCCCGGCCGGCATGGAGGCGATGGTGACCGCGCTGCGGGACCCCGAGCAGGTGCCGCGCGTACAGGGCGATACCGCCATCCTGAGCGGCGGCCGCGTCCAGGCCTTCCGGGTGAATTCCACCTATCAGGTCGGCAGCCTGCCGCCCTGGCTCTGGCCGGAATTCTACATGAAGGACAATCCCTATGTCCTGCTGGGCATCCTGCTGGTGGTGTTGCTGCTGATCCCGGCGCCGATTTATTGGGTGCTGCGCCGCCGCGCCGCGCAACGCCTGCGGGAGCGCTCGGTTTGA
- a CDS encoding alginate O-acetyltransferase AlgF, producing MRGLLAGLILAGQVFAGAAAWAQGQVYDPVPPRGSAYVRLVNALPGEVTARPDFLPQQRLGVAPAQRVMAFTTVENVANRQLRLEFQEGTRRGQATLRVEPGSFVTVLLHAAANGSLLATPVVDAPDFNRARARLAFYNTMADCPAATLSIHPAGPAVFEGVPSLATRARSVNPVAAEIRAQCGDRASAPFALEGLEAGGMYSIWMISGAPAPTAFLTRDTTAVWRP from the coding sequence ATGCGCGGCCTTCTTGCAGGATTGATCCTGGCCGGCCAGGTCTTCGCGGGGGCCGCCGCCTGGGCACAGGGCCAGGTCTATGACCCGGTGCCGCCGCGCGGTTCGGCCTATGTGCGGCTGGTGAACGCCCTGCCGGGCGAGGTGACGGCCCGGCCCGATTTCCTGCCCCAGCAAAGGCTGGGCGTGGCGCCGGCGCAGCGCGTCATGGCCTTCACGACGGTCGAGAACGTGGCCAATCGCCAGCTCCGCCTGGAATTCCAGGAGGGCACGCGCCGCGGCCAGGCGACGTTGCGGGTGGAGCCCGGCAGCTTCGTGACCGTGCTGCTGCACGCCGCCGCCAATGGCAGCCTGCTGGCGACGCCGGTGGTGGACGCGCCGGATTTCAATCGCGCCCGCGCCCGGCTCGCCTTCTACAACACGATGGCGGATTGCCCGGCCGCGACGCTCTCCATCCATCCCGCCGGCCCCGCCGTCTTCGAGGGCGTTCCCAGCCTCGCGACGCGGGCACGCAGCGTGAACCCGGTCGCCGCCGAAATTCGCGCCCAGTGCGGGGACCGCGCCAGCGCTCCCTTCGCCCTGGAGGGGCTTGAGGCGGGCGGCATGTACAGCATCTGGATGATCAGCGGCGCGCCGGCGCCCACGGCCTTCCTCACCCGTGATACGACCGCAGTCTGGCGGCCATGA
- a CDS encoding GDSL-type esterase/lipase family protein: MRRFLLALLLLAFAAAPALAACPSPPPGRPLPREATPDAPNWAEWRGLVDRLTARLRSTDVSRTQIVFIGDSITQDWQPNLFEQFYGHRGALNLGISGDTTQGMLWRLENGHWPARLQPAAIVLLIGTNNIGLGNRPEDVAVGIGQIVARLQRLAPQARIVLVGILPRGIYATDPIRQPIARVNQMIAACGDNQRVLYSEPGQLMLDGQGVFHSWLARDWLHPTLVGYAILSTAIEGHLRLALQR, translated from the coding sequence ATGCGGCGATTTCTGCTGGCGTTGCTACTTCTGGCCTTCGCCGCGGCACCCGCGCTTGCCGCCTGCCCGAGCCCGCCGCCCGGCCGCCCCCTCCCGCGGGAGGCGACGCCGGATGCACCGAACTGGGCCGAATGGCGCGGCCTGGTGGACCGCCTGACGGCGCGGCTGCGCAGCACGGATGTCTCCCGCACGCAGATCGTCTTCATCGGCGACTCCATCACGCAGGACTGGCAGCCCAACCTGTTTGAGCAATTCTACGGGCATCGCGGGGCGCTGAATCTTGGCATTTCCGGGGATACGACGCAGGGGATGCTGTGGCGGCTGGAGAATGGCCATTGGCCGGCCCGGCTGCAGCCCGCCGCGATCGTGCTGCTGATCGGCACCAACAATATCGGGCTGGGCAACCGCCCGGAGGATGTGGCGGTCGGCATCGGGCAGATCGTCGCGCGGCTGCAACGCCTCGCGCCCCAGGCCAGGATCGTGCTGGTGGGCATCCTGCCACGCGGCATCTACGCGACGGATCCGATCCGCCAGCCCATCGCCCGGGTGAACCAGATGATCGCCGCCTGCGGTGACAACCAGCGTGTGCTGTACAGCGAGCCCGGGCAATTGATGCTGGATGGGCAGGGCGTGTTTCACAGCTGGCTCGCGCGGGATTGGCTGCATCCGACACTGGTGGGGTATGCCATCCTCTCCACCGCCATCGAGGGGCATTTGCGGCTGGCCCTGCAGCGGTAG
- a CDS encoding cellulose synthase operon protein YhjQ/BcsQ, with translation MPLICFASPKGGVGKTTLAANVADAMRRQGRRVLVMDFDPQNTLRLHFGVPLSDTSGFMTELPKRPDWRELVRQTSSGVMLLPHGSIDIRGALGLAHALERDPELLAAPLRGILADPNLLVIADTPPGASHSLNILAPMSAMVCAVLLADATSAALVPDIDNGRFLGAGTMAALFAGRLRVVLNGVDPNTRLSRAAAETVARHLGPRLLGAICREEIVAEALAAQRLVLDIAPNSQAAEDLREIARGIEAALPSVPEPFNTGWGAR, from the coding sequence ATGCCCCTCATTTGCTTCGCTTCCCCCAAGGGCGGTGTCGGCAAGACCACCCTGGCCGCCAATGTCGCCGATGCCATGCGCCGGCAGGGGCGGCGCGTCCTTGTCATGGATTTCGACCCGCAGAATACGTTGCGGCTGCATTTTGGCGTGCCGCTGAGCGACACCTCGGGCTTCATGACCGAATTGCCCAAGCGCCCGGATTGGCGGGAATTGGTGCGACAGACCTCATCGGGCGTGATGTTGCTGCCGCATGGTTCCATTGACATCCGCGGCGCACTCGGCCTGGCGCATGCGCTGGAGCGCGACCCTGAGCTGCTGGCGGCGCCGCTGCGCGGCATCCTGGCCGACCCGAACCTCCTGGTGATTGCGGATACCCCGCCGGGTGCGTCGCATTCGCTCAATATCCTGGCACCCATGTCGGCCATGGTCTGCGCCGTGCTGCTGGCCGATGCGACCAGCGCCGCGCTGGTGCCCGATATCGACAATGGCCGCTTCCTCGGCGCGGGCACCATGGCGGCGCTCTTCGCCGGGCGGCTGCGTGTGGTGCTGAACGGCGTCGACCCCAATACGCGCCTCTCCCGCGCGGCGGCCGAAACGGTGGCCCGGCATCTCGGGCCACGCCTGCTCGGGGCGATCTGTCGCGAGGAAATCGTGGCCGAGGCGCTCGCCGCGCAGCGCCTGGTGCTGGATATCGCACCAAACAGCCAGGCGGCCGAGGATCTGCGCGAAATCGCTCGGGGGATCGAGGCTGCGTTGCCCTCCGTGCCCGAGCCGTTCAACACCGGCTGGGGCGCCCGATGA
- a CDS encoding cellulose biosynthesis protein BcsC: MEPRAAGAGADARISGGAATANLLEQAAFWQQQGQPERALTTLDRLLVVEPNNIEALASAVEVASVSNQPEAAQRYLNRLRRLAPNDPRLARGDELLRLMNDNSEVLSAARRLSGSGRAEEGLARYRQLFRNGAVPLALAPEYYQVLAGSSEAGYREAVQQLGRLVAASPSEASLALTYGQILTYREETRSEGVDRLQQLFNRRGSREPARLAWRQALLWLGDEPETAARIRAYLAVNPSDPELEAKLRSSQVSISPGASARIFGWDAIEARRYGDAERQFNEALSVDPNDTEAVIGLAVLRRSQNRMAEAGQLLARANALSPDRAEEFTRALGDLTPWATGGAGGRGGGGGGFQGPSVLAWRALERGDIDRADSLARRGLSARGQERIDSELILGQIAILRRDFVAAEMRFRNALTLRPRQRDALNGLYLALIGQERIAEAEAFQREMGLPPNRDALAARAFTLRDRAALSNNPEQSLALLRQAMALAPGNPWIMIDAIRKLRSLGQDQEARELQARLEQDTSADGSTAAALAALDEERFGAVVALLERVPVRVRNADTNRLLTASRREFEIRQIELQVREGRPGAADALLAGAGRRDPSFTVGPATVRAFGRLNDPLRAGMAARAALAANPNTSAADRIALASALLDANRLEDATALATPLLADRNLPAETRRELAAVMEGGAVQQADALALRRAPEQGYQVLAPALAAAPNSVPLNMALVRLYVATNRTAEARQLVDAVLERDPRNLAARLAKVDLALAENRPREADALITETAFLYPGEIQVTLAEARVARARSDFVRSLRLVESAGARRLEHLRASGQLAEASLTQQALNPTRGGPGPPQLHDPLTAQIAQELIRARDEAATWLQTGAYIGYRSGDAGLSRLTNITAPTEVSTPMRGGVGGRVVVGLDAVSLNTGNMSSNSQVGRLFAQNALTTPDNYRQPRESIEGLALRAAYLRPNMRADIGTTPLGFARTNVVGGAEVVPRINEQLRMRLTMERRAVTDSLLSYAGQRDSAVTSRWGGVIRTGGRFQLEWAPSDRFGTYAGAGYNTYRGDNVLANNRVDAGIGAYYAVMRQQNQQLTMGVDLRYFGFDKNLSGFTFGQGGYFSPQQNIVASLQAEYIARWGDWSLRTVGAVGYQNYRTSSSPLFPTNSALQSQLVASTNGDPGISTTNPATRSSGITGSIFGNLEYAVTPNIRLGVAGRWERVGDYEDTVGLFYLRWRLDRPREDLLPLYAGAAAPTLNVNDPMQSSFGAGRPEWVGLPSGASRPTW, from the coding sequence ATGGAGCCGCGCGCGGCCGGTGCGGGGGCTGATGCCCGCATCTCCGGCGGCGCCGCCACGGCGAATCTGCTGGAGCAGGCCGCCTTCTGGCAGCAGCAGGGCCAGCCGGAACGCGCCCTGACCACCCTCGATCGCCTCCTCGTGGTCGAGCCCAACAACATCGAAGCCCTGGCCAGCGCGGTGGAAGTCGCCTCGGTGAGCAACCAGCCCGAGGCTGCGCAGCGCTATCTGAACCGCTTGCGCCGCCTGGCGCCGAACGACCCCAGGCTCGCCCGCGGCGACGAATTGCTGCGCCTGATGAACGACAATTCGGAGGTGCTCAGCGCAGCCCGGCGCTTGTCGGGCAGCGGCCGCGCCGAGGAAGGCCTCGCGCGCTACCGCCAGCTGTTCCGCAACGGCGCCGTGCCCTTGGCACTGGCGCCTGAGTACTATCAGGTCCTCGCGGGTTCCTCGGAAGCGGGTTATCGCGAAGCGGTGCAGCAGCTTGGCCGGTTGGTCGCGGCCTCGCCGAGCGAGGCGAGTCTTGCGCTGACCTATGGCCAGATCCTGACCTACCGGGAGGAAACCCGCTCCGAGGGCGTGGACCGGCTGCAGCAATTGTTCAACCGCCGCGGCTCACGGGAACCCGCCCGGCTGGCCTGGCGCCAGGCGCTGCTCTGGCTGGGTGACGAGCCGGAGACGGCGGCGCGCATCCGCGCCTATCTGGCCGTGAACCCGAGCGACCCGGAGCTGGAAGCCAAGCTCCGCTCCTCGCAGGTGAGCATTTCGCCCGGCGCTTCGGCGCGCATCTTCGGCTGGGACGCCATCGAGGCGCGGCGCTACGGCGACGCCGAGCGCCAGTTCAACGAAGCGCTCTCGGTGGACCCCAATGATACCGAGGCCGTGATCGGCCTCGCGGTGCTGCGCCGCAGCCAGAACCGCATGGCCGAGGCCGGGCAATTGCTGGCGCGCGCCAATGCGCTCTCCCCCGACCGGGCCGAGGAATTCACCCGTGCCTTGGGGGATCTGACCCCCTGGGCCACGGGCGGCGCCGGTGGGCGCGGTGGCGGTGGTGGCGGCTTCCAGGGCCCCAGCGTGCTGGCCTGGCGCGCGCTGGAGCGCGGCGACATTGACCGTGCCGATTCACTGGCGCGGCGCGGCCTCAGCGCGCGCGGCCAGGAGCGGATCGATAGCGAGCTGATCCTCGGCCAGATCGCCATCCTGCGGCGGGATTTCGTGGCCGCCGAGATGCGCTTCCGCAACGCCCTCACGCTGCGTCCGCGCCAGCGGGATGCGCTGAACGGGCTGTATCTGGCGCTGATCGGCCAGGAACGCATCGCCGAAGCCGAGGCCTTCCAGCGCGAGATGGGCCTGCCGCCCAATCGTGACGCGCTGGCCGCGCGCGCCTTCACCCTGCGGGACCGCGCGGCGCTGAGCAACAATCCCGAGCAGTCCCTGGCCCTGCTGCGGCAGGCCATGGCGCTCGCGCCCGGCAATCCCTGGATCATGATTGACGCGATCCGCAAGCTGCGCAGCCTCGGCCAGGATCAGGAAGCGCGGGAACTCCAGGCGCGGCTCGAACAGGATACCAGCGCCGACGGCTCGACCGCAGCGGCCCTGGCGGCCCTGGATGAGGAGCGTTTCGGCGCCGTGGTGGCCCTGCTGGAGCGCGTGCCCGTGCGCGTCCGCAACGCCGATACCAATCGCCTGCTGACGGCCAGCCGGCGCGAGTTCGAAATCCGCCAGATTGAGCTGCAGGTGCGTGAGGGCCGCCCCGGCGCGGCCGATGCGCTGCTGGCCGGCGCTGGCCGGCGCGACCCCTCCTTCACGGTGGGGCCGGCCACGGTGCGGGCCTTTGGCCGGTTGAATGATCCGCTGCGGGCCGGCATGGCCGCCCGCGCCGCCCTGGCCGCCAACCCCAATACCAGCGCCGCCGACCGGATCGCGCTGGCATCGGCGCTGCTGGACGCCAATCGGCTGGAGGATGCGACGGCCCTTGCCACGCCGCTGCTGGCCGATCGCAACCTGCCGGCGGAAACCCGCCGCGAATTGGCGGCCGTCATGGAAGGCGGCGCCGTGCAGCAGGCCGATGCGCTGGCGCTGCGCCGCGCGCCGGAACAGGGCTACCAGGTCCTCGCCCCGGCGCTGGCTGCGGCCCCGAACAGCGTGCCGCTGAACATGGCGCTGGTGCGCCTCTACGTCGCCACCAACCGCACGGCCGAGGCGCGGCAATTGGTGGATGCCGTGCTGGAGCGCGATCCGCGCAACCTCGCGGCCCGGCTGGCCAAGGTGGATCTGGCCCTGGCCGAGAACCGCCCGCGTGAGGCGGATGCGCTGATCACCGAGACCGCCTTCCTCTACCCCGGCGAAATCCAGGTGACCTTGGCCGAGGCGCGCGTCGCCCGGGCCCGCAGCGATTTCGTGCGCAGCCTGCGCCTGGTGGAATCGGCCGGTGCCCGCCGCCTGGAGCATCTGCGCGCCAGCGGCCAGCTGGCCGAAGCCAGCCTGACGCAGCAAGCCCTGAACCCGACGCGCGGCGGGCCGGGCCCGCCGCAGCTGCATGATCCACTGACGGCGCAGATCGCCCAGGAGCTGATCCGCGCGCGCGATGAAGCCGCGACCTGGCTGCAGACCGGCGCCTATATCGGCTACCGCAGCGGCGATGCCGGGCTGTCGCGGCTGACCAACATCACCGCCCCCACCGAAGTCAGCACGCCGATGCGCGGCGGCGTGGGCGGGCGCGTTGTCGTGGGGCTGGATGCGGTGTCCCTCAATACGGGCAATATGAGTTCCAACAGCCAGGTGGGCCGCCTCTTTGCCCAGAACGCGCTGACCACGCCGGATAATTACCGCCAGCCGCGCGAATCCATCGAGGGCCTGGCGCTGCGCGCCGCCTATCTGCGCCCCAATATGCGCGCCGATATCGGAACGACCCCGCTGGGCTTCGCCCGCACCAATGTGGTGGGCGGCGCCGAGGTGGTGCCCCGCATCAACGAACAGCTGCGCATGCGCCTGACGATGGAGCGGCGGGCCGTGACGGACAGCCTGCTCTCCTATGCCGGGCAGCGTGATTCGGCCGTGACGTCGCGCTGGGGCGGCGTGATCCGGACGGGCGGGCGCTTCCAGCTGGAATGGGCGCCGTCGGATCGCTTTGGCACCTATGCGGGCGCGGGCTACAACACCTATCGCGGTGACAATGTCCTTGCGAATAACCGCGTGGATGCCGGCATCGGCGCCTATTACGCCGTCATGCGCCAGCAGAACCAGCAGCTGACCATGGGCGTGGACCTGCGGTATTTCGGCTTCGACAAGAATCTGAGCGGCTTCACCTTTGGCCAGGGCGGCTATTTCAGCCCGCAGCAAAACATCGTCGCCTCGCTCCAGGCGGAATACATCGCGCGGTGGGGGGATTGGTCGCTGCGGACGGTGGGTGCGGTCGGCTACCAGAACTACCGGACATCCTCCTCGCCGCTCTTCCCGACGAATTCTGCCCTGCAGTCGCAGCTGGTGGCCTCCACCAATGGCGATCCGGGGATCTCCACCACCAATCCGGCCACGCGCAGCAGCGGCATCACAGGGTCGATCTTCGGCAATCTGGAATATGCGGTGACGCCGAATATTCGCCTTGGCGTCGCTGGCCGGTGGGAGAGGGTCGGGGATTACGAGGATACGGTCGGCCTCTTCTACCTCCGCTGGCGCCTGGATCGCCCGCGTGAGGATCTGCTGCCGCTCTATGCCGGCGCCGCCGCACCGACGCTCAACGTGAATGACCCGATGCAGTCGAGCTTCGGGGCCGGGCGGCCGGAATGGGTTGGCCTGCCCTCCGGCGCCTCGCGCCCGACCTGGTGA